The Podospora pseudocomata strain CBS 415.72m chromosome 1 map unlocalized CBS415.72m_1, whole genome shotgun sequence genome has a segment encoding these proteins:
- the hrp3 gene encoding ATP-dependent DNA helicase Hrp3 (EggNog:ENOG503NXXN; COG:B; BUSCO:EOG092607ZS) has protein sequence MSTSPERSPVNGHHSPSPDENTSYYGNGHQSDSDLSDVQHAPADAGSPEYHDVDADADADDVESPVEHPEVTFQGPSDSEDNDASDDGDFDAAGSPASVQSHDDHPRRTMSVSERPAPKRKAAQVVEEDFMRENPELYGLRRSSRPTQRRKVVDSDEEEDASDSDATPAPRKGNKRRRLERSAPVSKRGTPMRQTSVDDSESDTYGGARARSFQKKARRQQELQPALALAEKRWSSRRAAQVSAGAYQESEAEEEDESELTPNYWAQDVEDNSPYIEKILRHRLKQGLEYSEDTNRNDFEYFIKWQNKSHLHDTWESTATVAGYRGFRRLENYYRKVVEYDIEMRLGGDDVSPEQREQWLLDREREEEALADYTKVERIVHVREGDEETEYLVKWKGLQYDDCTWEVESLVSEQAQDKIDQYTARSQRSWQSDRKETNLETRSRMEKLEEQPDYIQGGQLREFQLKGLNFLALNWTRGNNVILADEMGLGKTVQTVSFLSWLRNERGQEGPFLVVAPLSVIPAWCDTFNHWSPDINYVVYLGPEAARSNIREYELFVDGNPKKPKFNVLVTSYDYILADADHLKGIKWQVLAVDEAHRLKNRESQLYVKLNGFGIPSKVLITGTPIQNNLAELAALLDFLNPGKVLIDEELELLSTADSKEPVDEQLDEAKRLKTQAKLQDLHKSIAPFILRRTKETVESDLPPKTEKIIRVELSDLQLEYYKNILTRNYAALSDASNGHKQSLLNIMMELKKVSNHPYMFQGAEERVLANGSGRREDAVKGLITSSGKMMLLDQLLAKLKKDGHRVLIFSQMVKMLDILADYLRIRGYQFQRLDGTIPAGPRRLAINHFNAEDSDDFCFLLSTRAGGLGINLMTADTVIIYDSDWNPQADLQAMARAHRIGQKRPVNVYRLVAKQTIEEEVVKRARNKLFLEYLTIQAGVTDEGKALREQFKERGMKMDEAKTAEDISMILKMRSQNLFEQSGNQEKLEQLDIDAILENAEVTKTDVDDKINLSSGGIDWDNWMHFTDVKVDDLALDWDQIIPADQLAAIKAEEDKKKHEEYLAKAMEESAPRKAAIKGSKKNVENERAERLAKKRQREKLELEEFEEQRAQASDPRRPLNEKETRNLIRAFFRYGDFDDREDELVQDARLSDRDREFLKGIIDDLVAVSKQAVDLNNERLRGEEERAGKPLAKKDKKAVLVDFGEVRKVNAETVVERPPQLKLLRRVLAEHGDILTFRLPEAAKSAAYSCEWGAREDGMLLVGIDRYGFGAWTQIRDDPELNMQDKFFLEEHRVDKKEERRKGDEKGIQSPGAVHLVRRSEYLLSVLLAKYSNDANAKKAVENHHRSKKLLMNGGRRADGGSVSASPAPQMSKKNSRDRNYSHAEHHRSYSNGNDRGTPRPDKRKYADDYDDRNSKHRRVEVDAKHDKKPREKERPKMDPETMERYKRDRQKAVDRFWELANLKDEEINHSDNLQLVWSLLRPLKKNMERIMCSKELFPAAKQRAKVLGAEIREFGNFLKDLRAKNPELEGEGLETQFWEFLSSIWPLGDVKVSGKRLQKMYGDLEERGSKDRHDEKQPTEPRRGRHPDLEDGEIASDRDDRRARHPYRDDRREERREERKDRRDDRRDDRRDDRRDDYRRDDRRDSRRDEPARRSNYYDDDRLNFHRHRRPAENSQGQPARHSWQQNRSPTTRHSPY, from the exons ATGTCAACATCTCCAGAACGGAGCCCTGTCAACGGGCACcactcgccctcgccggACGAGAACACTTCGTACTATGGAAACGGCCACCAAAGCGATAGCGATCTCTCCGACGTTCAGCATGCGCCAGCCGACGCTGGCTCCCCCGAGTATCACGATGTCGACGCGGACGCGGATGCCGATGACGTCGAATCCCCGGTGGAGCACCCCGAGGTGACCTTTCAAGGGCCGTCCGACTCGGAGGACAATGATGCGTCAGACGACGGAGATTTTGACGCGGCGGGCAGTCCCGCCTCTGTTCAGAGTCACGATGACCATCCCCGCCGCACCATGTCGGTGTCAGAGCGACCCGCCCCGAAGCGGAAAGCTGCCCAAGTAGTCGAGGAAGATTTCATGAGGGAGAATCCAGAGTTGTATGGGTTGAGACGTAGC TCGCGTCCTACACAGCGCCGCAAGGTC GTCGATtcagatgaggaagaagatgcgTCCGATTCGGATGCTACGCCAGCTCCGCGTAAAGGGAACAAGCGACGCCGGCTGGAACGCTCAGCTCCTG TGTCCAAACGCGGCACACCAATGCGCCAAACTTCGGTTGACGACTCGGAATCAGACACGTACGGCGGCGCGAGAGCCCGGAGCTTTCAGAAAAAGGCTCGGCGGCAACAAGAGTTGCAGCCCGCCCTCGCCTTGGCGGAGAAGCGGTGGTCGAGCCGGCGTGCTGCCCAAGTATCCGCCGGCGCCTACCAAGAAAGcgaagctgaagaagaggacgagtcAGAGCTCACACCAAACTACTGGGCCCAAGACGTGGAGGACAATTCACCATACATTGAAAAGATTCTCCGTCACCGTCTAAAGCAGGGATTGGAGTATTCGGAAGACACGAACCGCAACGACTTTGAGTATTTCATCAAATGGCAGAACAAGTCACATCTCCATGACACATGGGAGTCCACTGCGACTGTTGCCGGATATCGTGGCTTCCGTCGTCTCGAGAACTACTACCGAAAGGTTGTCGAGTACGACATAGAGATGAGACTTGGTGGAGACGATGTAAGCCCTGAACAACGCGAGCAGTGGCTTCTAGATCGCGAGCGTGAGGAAGAGGCTCTCGCAGATTACACAAAGGTTGAGCGCATCGTCCACGTCCGcgaaggggatgaggagacaGAATATCTTGTAAAGTGGAAAGGTCTTCAGTATGACGACTGCACCTGGGAAGTTGAATCCTTGGTGAGCGAGCAGGCTCAGGACAAGATCGACCAGTACACTGCGCGCTCTCAACGGTCTTGGCAATCGGACcgcaaagaaaccaacctcGAAACTCGGTCACGAATGGAGAAGCTTGAGGAGCAGCCAGATTACATCCAGGGAGGTCAGCTTCGCGAATTCCAGCTGAAGGGGCTTAACTTCCTTGCCCTGAACTGGACCCGCGGCAACAATGTCATCCTTGCCGACGAGATGGGTCTCGGCAAGACGGTCCAGACAGTGTCGTTTCTCAGCTGGCTTAGAAATGAACGCGGGCAAGAAGGGCCGTTCCTGGTTGTGGCACCCCTCAGTGTTATTCCGGCATGGTGCGATACTTTCAACCACTGGTCTCCCGATATCAACTACGTCGTCTACCTTGGCCCAGAGGCGGCGAGATCCAACATTCGGGAATATGAACTGTTTGTCGATGGCAAcccaaagaagccaaagttCAATGTTCTGGTCACGTCTTACGACTACATCTTGGCAGATGCGGATCATTTGAAGGGCATCAAGTGGCAGGTTCTGGCTGTGGACGAGGCGCATCGCTTGAAGAATCGCGAGTCCCAATTATACGTCAAGCTGAACGGCTTTGGTATACCAAGCAAGGTCCTTATCACTGGTACGCCCATTCAGAACAACCTCGCCGAGCTTGCGGCTCTTTTGGATTTCCTGAATCCAGGCAAGGTCTTGATCGACGAGGAGTTGGAGCTTCTATCTACGGCCGACAGCAAGGAGCCGGTCGACGAGCAGCTGGACGAGGCCAAGCGGCTGAAGACACAGGCCAAGCTTCAGGACCTGCATAAATCCATCGCGCCGTTCATCTTGCGTCGTACAAAGGAGACTGTCGAGTCAGACTTGCCACCAAAAACGGAAAAGATCATTCGCGTCGAACTTTCCGATCTTCAGCTGGAGTATTACAAGAATATCTTGACGCGAAACTATGCAGCCCTCAGCGACGCTAGCAACGGTCACAAGCAATCGCTCCTGAATATCATGATGGAACTCAAGAAGGTCAGCAATCATCCATACATGTTCCAGGGTGCCGAGGAGCGTGTTCTCGCCAACGGTTCCGGCCGCCGGGAGGATGCGGTGAAGGGTTTGATCACAAGCAGTGGCAAGATGATGCTCTTGGACCAGCTTTTGGCAAAGCTCAAGAAAGATGGCCATCGCGTACTTATCTTCAGCCAAATGGTCAAGATGCTCGACATCCTGGCAGACTATTTGCGGATTCGTGGCTACCAGTTCCAGCGTCTTGATGGCACGATCCCTGCTGGACCTCGTCGTCTGGCTATCAATCACTTCAATGCTGAAGATAGTGACGACTTCTGCTTCCTGCTGTCAACAAGAGCCGGTGGTCTTGGCATCAACCTGATGACAGCCGATACTGTGATTATCTACGATTCGGACTGGAATCCACAGGCAGATCTGCAGGCGATGGCTCGTGCCCACAGAATCGGTCAAAAGAGACCTGTCAATGTCTATCGTCTCGTTGCGAAGCAGACCATCGAAGAGGAGGTCGTGAAGCGCGCCCGAAACAAGCTGTTCCTTGAGTACCTGACCATCCAGGCCGGCGTGACGGATGAGGGCAAGGCTCTTCGCGAGCAATTCAAGGAACGGGGCATGAAGATGGACGAAGCCAAGACAGCCGAGGATATCTCGATGATTCTGAAGATGCGTTCACAGAACCTGTTTGAGCAGTCGGGCAACCAAGAGAAGTTGGAGCAGCTCGATATTGACGCCATCCTCGAAAACGCCGAGGTCACCAAGACAGATGTTGACGACAAGATCAATCTCAGCAGTGGTGGTATTGATTGGGACAACTGGATGCACTTCACTGATGTCAAGGTGGACGATCTGGCTCTCGACTGGGACCAAATCATTCCCGCCGACCAGCTCGCTGCCATcaaggcagaggaggacaagaaaaAGCATGAAGAGTATCTTGCCAAAGCCATGGAAGAGTCTGCACCACGCAAGGCCGCCATCAAGGGCTCTAAGAAGAATGTTGAGAACGAACGGGCCGAACGTCTTGCCAAGAAGCGACAGCGCGAAAAGCTGGAGTTGGAAGAGTTCGAGGAACAGCGTGCGCAGGCTTCCGATCCTCGGCGCCCACTTAATGAGAAGGAAACGCGCAATCTTATCCGAGCATTCTTCCGGTATGGCGACTTTGATGACCGAGAAGACGAACTCGTTCAGGATGCCCGTCTCAGTGACCGAGACCGCGAGTTTTTGAAAGGTATCATTGACGATCTAGTGGCTGTGAGCAAGCAAGCTGTTGACCTCAACAACGAAAGGCTTCgcggggaagaagaacgAGCTGGCAAACCGCTTgccaagaaggacaagaaggccgttCTGGTGGACTTTGGCGAGGTTAGGAAAGTCAACGccgagacggtggtggagagacCCCCTCAGCTTAAGCTTCTGCGTCGCGTGCTTGCAGAGCACGGCGACATCCTGACCTTCCGTCTTCCCGAGGCAGCCAAGTCTGCTGCCTACAGCTGTGAATGGGGTGCGCGGGAAGATGGCATGCTTCTTGTCGGTATTGATCGATATGGGTTTGGTGCCTGGACTCAGATTCGAGATGACCCGGAGCTGAACATGCAAGACAAGTTCTTCCTCGAGGAGCATCGTgtcgacaagaaggaggagcgtCGCAAAGGGGATGAAAAGGGGATACAGTCTCCCGGTGCTGTCCACCTGGTTCGGCGGTCCGAGTATCTCCTTTCAGTGCTTCTGGCCAAGTACTCCAACGACGCCAatgccaagaaggccgtcGAGAACCACCATCGCAGTAAGAAGCTACTGATGAATGGCGGTCGCCGCGCTGATGGGGGGTCCGTCTCGGCGTCTCCTGCCCCGCAAAtgtccaagaagaacagcCGTGATCGTAACTACTCCCATGCCGAACACCATCGGTCTTATAGCAACGGGAATGACCGCGGTACGCCCCGACCCGACAAGCGGAAGTATGCCGATGACTATGATGATCGCAACTCCAAACATCGTCGTGTAGAGGTTGATGCGAAGCACGACAAGAAGCCccgggagaaggagaggccCAAAATGGATCCTGAGACTATGGAGAGGTACAAGCGTGACAGGCAAAAGGCAGTAGATCGGTTCTGGGAACTGGCGAACTTGAAGGACGAAGAGATCAACCACTCGGACAACCTTCAGCTGGTGTGGTCGCTTCTTCGCCCGCTCAAGAAGAACATGGAGCGTATCATGTGTTCCAAGGAGCTCTTCCCTGCCGCTAAGCAACGGGCCAAGGTTCTCGGTGCGGAGATCCGCGAGTTTGGCAACTTCCTGAAAGATTTGCGGGCCAAGAACCCAGAacttgagggagagggcctCGAGACGCAGTTTTG GGAATTCCTGTCTTCGATCTGGCCTCTTGGCGACGTGAAGGTCTCGGGCAAGAGGCTTCAAAAGATGTACGGGGACTTGGAGGAACGGGGCAGCAAGGACCGTCATGACGAGAAGCAGCCCACAGAACCAAGACGAGGCAGGCATCCGGAtcttgaggatggcgagaTCGCAAGCGACCGTGACGATCGCCGGGCGCGCCACCCTTACCGTGATGACCGCCGCGAAGAGCGCAGGGAGGAACGCAAGGATCGTCGAGATGACCGCCGAGACGACCGTCGCGATGACCGCCGCGATGATTATCGTCGTGATGACCGCCGGGATAGCCGCCGGGATGAGCCGGCACGCCGCAGCAACTACTATGACGACGACCGTCTCAACTTCCACAGGCATCGTCGGCCAGCGGAGAACAGTCAGGGGCAACCTGCCCGTCACTCATGGCAGCAGAACCGCAGCCCAACGACCCGTCACAGTCCCTACTAG